Proteins from one Arthrobacter sp. DNA4 genomic window:
- a CDS encoding CHRD domain-containing protein: protein MNKTLRFLAVPTLALGALALSGGPASAADHTYQSTLSQINGSSASGTITVDVTGNQAHAVLKVSGLAPTFNNAPYPHVQHIHGGAQGTCPAPSADKDGDGVVSTTEGAPSYGGIVTTLSTSGDTSPAAGLDLKLAGQGASYTVDRTFDLNAETKAALEAGTAVVVVHGLDPATLSPAGQAAKSDLVPSLPLAATSPALCGTLKAGQMKMPAGGADTGVAQQAGGVDAGTLALGGGLVLAAAAGGAYVVRRRGSGSAA from the coding sequence ATGAACAAGACACTTCGATTCCTCGCAGTTCCCACCCTGGCCCTGGGTGCCCTTGCCCTCTCCGGTGGCCCCGCCTCCGCAGCTGACCACACCTACCAGTCCACCTTGTCCCAGATCAACGGCAGCTCGGCCTCAGGCACCATCACCGTGGATGTCACCGGCAACCAGGCCCACGCCGTCCTTAAGGTCTCCGGGCTGGCACCGACCTTCAACAACGCCCCTTACCCGCACGTGCAGCACATCCACGGCGGCGCCCAGGGTACGTGCCCTGCACCGTCGGCCGACAAGGACGGCGACGGGGTCGTCTCCACCACCGAAGGCGCGCCGAGCTACGGCGGGATCGTGACCACCCTCTCCACCAGCGGCGACACCAGCCCCGCCGCGGGCCTTGACCTAAAGCTCGCCGGCCAGGGAGCCAGCTATACCGTTGACCGCACGTTCGACCTCAACGCCGAGACCAAGGCCGCGCTGGAAGCCGGCACCGCGGTGGTGGTTGTCCACGGGCTGGATCCCGCCACCCTCAGCCCCGCCGGGCAGGCCGCCAAGTCCGACCTCGTTCCGAGCCTCCCACTCGCCGCCACCTCTCCCGCCCTGTGCGGCACCCTGAAGGCCGGCCAGATGAAGATGCCGGCGGGCGGCGCCGATACGGGTGTAGCCCAGCAGGCGGGCGGCGTTGATGCCGGCACCCTCGCCCTGGGCGGCGGCCTGGTCCTGGCAGCAGCTGCCGGCGGGGCCTACGTGGTCCGCCGCCGCGGTTCCGGTTCAGCAGCCTAA
- a CDS encoding PAS and ANTAR domain-containing protein gives MTELSDLYTYSSALGDSESDAGTFRVDIGPAGPTFQWSDGMYRLHGYRRGEVVPTMELLFAHKHPDDRGRCEEIVTQVSTTGGFFCMYHRLVDAHGRTRRVLTSGEAFLGPDGTVVALEGVTVDLSRTLQRETEETAKEAVAGATATRTVIDQARGILMGQLKLGSDDAFQMLVSTSSHRNVKLVVVAAELVKLANSPEARTYLDRAVRAIQLHSRTAHAGGRRAG, from the coding sequence GTGACGGAGCTCAGCGACCTGTACACGTATTCGAGTGCCCTCGGGGACAGCGAAAGTGACGCCGGCACCTTCAGGGTGGACATCGGACCGGCAGGCCCAACCTTCCAATGGTCGGACGGGATGTACCGGCTGCACGGTTACCGCCGTGGCGAGGTCGTGCCCACGATGGAACTGCTCTTCGCCCATAAGCATCCCGATGACCGGGGGCGGTGCGAGGAAATTGTGACGCAGGTGTCCACCACCGGCGGGTTCTTCTGCATGTACCACCGGCTGGTCGACGCGCACGGCAGGACCCGTCGCGTGCTGACCTCCGGCGAGGCTTTCCTCGGCCCGGACGGGACGGTGGTGGCGCTCGAAGGCGTGACGGTGGACCTCAGCCGGACGCTGCAGCGCGAAACCGAAGAAACAGCGAAGGAGGCGGTGGCGGGCGCCACGGCAACCCGCACAGTGATTGACCAGGCCCGAGGGATCCTTATGGGCCAGCTGAAGCTTGGCTCCGATGACGCGTTCCAGATGCTGGTGAGCACCAGCAGCCACCGGAACGTCAAACTGGTGGTGGTGGCGGCGGAACTGGTGAAGCTTGCCAATTCCCCGGAGGCGCGTACCTACCTGGACCGTGCCGTGCGGGCCATCCAGCTGCACAGCCGGACGGCCCATGCCGGAGGCCGCCGGGCCGGTTAG
- the nhaA gene encoding Na+/H+ antiporter NhaA, producing MNTTPPTPRRNTFFGSTVFSRGSYAEALRIGEILRKETVGGALLVAAAVIALIWANSPASDSYFALRDLKVGYAPWHLELSFGAWAADGLLAIFFFLVGLELKREFVAGDLRQISKSIVPVAAAVGGVAVPAAIYAVVNLSSPETLRGWAIPTATDIAFAVAVLAIIGSHLPSALRIFLLTLAVVDDLIAITIIAFFYSSDIQATPLLLALIPLAIYAFLAQKYRRFFGRHAAAAWLILLPLGGVTWALVHASGIHATVAGVLLGFAVPVIRSQASGGPEAGPGLAEIFEHRFRPISAGVAVPIFAFFSAGVTVGGWEGLGSALSDPVALGIILGLVLGKPIGIMGTTWILTKATRASLDSSFKWIDVFGVALLAGIGFTVSLLVAELSFGHGSLHDDHAKVGILAASLIAALLATAVLRTRNRQYRIAEELEQVDSDHDGVPDVYQERT from the coding sequence ATGAACACGACCCCGCCCACCCCACGCCGGAACACGTTCTTTGGCTCCACCGTCTTTTCCCGCGGCAGTTACGCCGAAGCACTGCGGATCGGTGAGATCCTCCGCAAGGAGACGGTGGGCGGCGCCCTCCTGGTGGCTGCTGCCGTTATCGCGCTCATCTGGGCCAACTCCCCGGCGTCGGACAGCTACTTTGCCCTCCGGGACCTGAAGGTGGGCTACGCACCGTGGCACCTGGAACTCAGCTTCGGGGCGTGGGCGGCGGACGGCCTCTTGGCCATCTTCTTCTTCCTGGTGGGGTTGGAGCTCAAGCGCGAATTCGTGGCCGGTGACCTGCGCCAAATCAGCAAGTCGATAGTTCCGGTGGCGGCCGCCGTGGGAGGCGTGGCCGTCCCGGCGGCGATCTACGCCGTCGTCAATCTTTCCAGTCCGGAAACGCTCCGCGGCTGGGCCATTCCCACGGCAACGGACATTGCTTTTGCCGTTGCCGTCCTGGCCATCATCGGCTCGCACCTGCCCAGCGCCCTGCGGATCTTCCTGCTGACGCTGGCCGTGGTGGATGACCTCATCGCCATCACCATCATCGCGTTCTTCTACTCCAGCGATATCCAGGCCACCCCGCTGCTCCTGGCGCTCATCCCGCTGGCCATCTACGCCTTCCTGGCCCAGAAGTACCGCCGGTTCTTCGGCCGCCACGCAGCCGCTGCCTGGCTGATCCTGCTGCCGCTGGGTGGCGTGACCTGGGCCCTGGTGCACGCGTCGGGCATCCACGCCACCGTTGCCGGCGTACTCCTGGGTTTCGCCGTTCCCGTGATCCGGTCGCAGGCCTCCGGCGGCCCCGAAGCCGGCCCCGGGCTTGCCGAGATTTTCGAGCACCGGTTCCGGCCCATCTCCGCCGGCGTGGCCGTTCCCATCTTCGCGTTCTTTTCCGCCGGCGTGACCGTGGGCGGCTGGGAGGGCCTGGGGTCAGCACTGTCCGATCCCGTGGCGCTGGGCATCATCCTGGGCCTGGTCCTGGGCAAGCCGATCGGCATCATGGGCACCACCTGGATCCTGACCAAAGCCACCAGGGCCTCCCTGGACAGCTCCTTCAAGTGGATCGACGTGTTCGGCGTTGCGCTGCTGGCCGGGATCGGATTCACCGTCTCCCTGCTGGTGGCAGAGCTCAGCTTCGGCCACGGCAGCCTCCACGACGACCATGCCAAGGTGGGTATCCTGGCCGCCTCACTGATCGCCGCGCTGCTGGCAACGGCTGTCCTGCGCACCCGCAACCGCCAGTACCGGATCGCTGAAGAGTTGGAGCAGGTGGACTCTGACCACGACGGCGTCCCGGACGTCTACCAGGAGCGCACCTGA
- a CDS encoding class F sortase — MFFLNSGSRGSLRAPAAAGLLFLLTLAGCGTVPGTSDAGPAPSTPTPPSSVTAPSVSGASPPSSAPGGPPAEAAPAAVGHSLPRSEPVVLDIPSIGLRTDLLSLGLRTNGSLEVPEDTGNGAPAGWYNGSPTPGERGPSVILGHVNALGGHKGVFADLRKLAPGSDVNVARADGSTATFTVERGALYSKDSFPTVEVYGNTAGPELRLITCDGYDPATGLFDDNYVIFAKLKA; from the coding sequence GTGTTCTTCCTGAATTCCGGCAGCCGTGGGAGCCTCAGGGCTCCGGCGGCTGCCGGGCTTCTCTTCCTGCTCACCTTGGCAGGCTGCGGCACCGTGCCCGGAACGTCCGACGCCGGCCCTGCCCCTTCGACGCCCACCCCTCCCTCCAGCGTCACGGCTCCGTCCGTGTCCGGCGCTTCGCCGCCGTCGTCTGCACCCGGCGGCCCGCCGGCAGAGGCCGCACCTGCCGCCGTCGGACATTCCCTGCCGCGGTCCGAACCCGTGGTCCTGGACATTCCGTCGATTGGCCTCCGCACCGATTTGCTCAGCCTGGGCCTGCGCACAAACGGGTCTCTGGAGGTACCGGAGGACACTGGCAATGGTGCCCCCGCCGGCTGGTACAACGGCTCGCCAACTCCGGGAGAGCGCGGCCCGTCGGTGATTCTCGGTCACGTCAATGCCCTGGGCGGCCACAAGGGTGTCTTCGCCGACCTCCGCAAACTCGCGCCGGGATCCGACGTCAATGTCGCGCGGGCCGATGGCAGCACGGCCACCTTCACAGTGGAACGCGGCGCCCTCTACAGCAAGGACAGTTTCCCCACGGTAGAGGTTTATGGAAATACGGCAGGCCCGGAACTGAGGCTCATCACGTGCGACGGCTATGACCCCGCCACCGGCCTCTTCGATGACAACTACGTTATTTTCGCCAAGCTCAAAGCCTGA
- a CDS encoding heavy-metal-associated domain-containing protein translates to MNTGNRPQLPLASSGCSCCAPAGAAQPSSTLPASAANDSPAGVVNAPADSSAQRNYAVAGMTCGHCVRSVETAVSALPGVTSASVDLVPGGSSRLAVTGSAHAADIRQAVTDAGYTLA, encoded by the coding sequence ATGAACACCGGGAACCGTCCCCAGCTCCCCCTCGCATCCTCCGGCTGCAGCTGCTGCGCCCCCGCCGGCGCTGCGCAGCCGTCCAGCACCCTGCCCGCATCTGCCGCGAATGACTCCCCTGCCGGCGTCGTCAATGCCCCCGCCGATTCGTCCGCCCAACGGAACTACGCGGTGGCTGGCATGACCTGCGGGCACTGCGTCCGGTCCGTCGAAACCGCAGTGTCTGCCCTTCCGGGCGTGACCTCGGCCTCGGTGGACCTGGTGCCCGGCGGCAGCTCGCGGCTGGCCGTCACCGGCTCGGCGCATGCCGCCGACATCCGCCAGGCCGTAACTGACGCCGGTTACACCCTGGCCTGA